A genomic window from Bubalus bubalis isolate 160015118507 breed Murrah chromosome 11, NDDB_SH_1, whole genome shotgun sequence includes:
- the TGM1 gene encoding protein-glutamine gamma-glutamyltransferase K isoform X2, which yields MTSPTPSSGGPRSDVGRWGGNPWQPPTTPSPEPEPEPDRRSRRGGRSFWARCCGCCSSRNTEDDDWGPERHGDRGGRGSGSRNRRPDSRGSDSRQPGSRDSRQPGSRDSRQPGSRDSRRPGSRDSRRPGSRSSAVNAAGDGTIREGMLVVTGVDLLSSRSDQNRREHHTDEFEYDELILRRGQPFQMVLFLSRPYESSDHVTLELCIGNNPEVGKGTHVIIPVGKGGSGGWKAQVTKSSGQNLNLRVHTSPNAIIGKFQFTIRTRCGAGEFQLPFDPRNEIYILFNPWCPEDIVYVDHEDWRQEYVLNESGRIYYGTEAQIGERTWNYGQFDHGVLDACLYILDRRGMPYAGRGDPISVSRVISAMVNSLDDNGVLIGNWSGDYSRGTNPSAWVGSVEILLSYLRTGSSVPFGQCWVFAGVTTTVLRCLGLATRTVTNFNSAHDTDTSLTMDIYFDENMKPLEHLNHDSVWNFHVWNDCWMKRPDLPSGFDGWQVVDATPQETSSGIFCCGPCSVQSIKNGLVYMKYDTPFIFAEVNSDKVYWQRQDDGSFKIVYVEEKAIGSLIITKAIGSNMREDITHTYKHPEGSEAERKAVETAAAHGSKPNVYATRDSAEDVAVQVEAQDAVMGQDLMVCVVLTNRGSSLRTVKLHLYLSVTFYTGVTGSVFKESKKEVVLAPGASERVTMPVAYKEYRVHLVDQGAMLLNVSGHVKENGQVLAKQHTFRLRTPDLSLTLLGAAVVGQECEVQIVFKNPLPVTLTNVVFRLEGSGLQRPKILNVGAGALSCSVKRAEPLLEAAHRPGKALETLGFKESD from the exons ATGACGTCGCCAACACCTTCATCAG GCGGTCCTCGCTCGGATGTCGGCCGCTGGGGCGGAAACCCCTGGCAGCCCCCCACCACACCTTCTCCAGAGCCAGAACCAGAGCCAGACAGACGTTCTCGCCGCGGGGGCCGTTCCTTCTGGGCtcgctgctgtggctgctgctctAGCCGGAACACAGAAGACGATGACTGGGGGCCTGAGCGCCATGGAGACCGGGGAGGTCGAGGATCTGGCTCCAGGAATCGAAGACCCGACTCCCGGGGCTCAGACTCCCGCCAACCTGGCTCCCGGGACTCCCGCCAACCTGGCTCCCGGGACTCCCGCCAACCTGGCTCCCGGGACTCCCGCCGGCCTGGCTCCCGGGACTCCCGCCGGCCTGGCTCCCGGAGCAGCGCTGTGAACGCAGCTGGAGATGGCACCATCCGAG AGGGAATGCTGGTGGTGACTGGTGTGGATCTGCTGAGTTCACGCTCAGACCAGAACCGCCGAGAGCACCACACGGACGAGTTCGAGTACGATGAGCTGATTCTCCGCCGTGGGCAGCCTTTCCAAATGGTCCTCTTCCTGTCTCGTCCCTATGAGTCCTCTGATCATGTCACCCTGGAGCTGTGCATCG GAAATAATCCCGAGGTGGGCAAGGGCACCCATGTGATCATCCCGGTGGGCAAGGGGGGCAGTGGAGGCTGGAAGGCCCAGGTGACCAAGTCCAGTGGGCAGAATCTGAACCTACGGGTCCACACCTCCCCCAACGCCATCATCGGCAAGTTCCAGTTCACCATCCGCACACGCTGTGGAGCTGGAGAGTTCCAATTGCCCTTTGACCCCCGCAATGAGATCTACATCCTCTTCAATCCCTGGTGCCCAG AGGACATCGTGTATGTGGACCATGAGGACTGGCGGCAGGAGTACGTGCTTAATGAGTCTGGGCGAATTTACTATGGGACAGAAGCGCAGATTGGCGAGCGGACCTGGAACTACGGCCAG TTTGACCACGGGGTGCTGGACGCCTGCCTGTACATCCTGGACCGGCGGGGCATGCCCTATGCAGGCCGCGGGGACCCCATCAGTGTCTCCCGGGTCATCTCTGCCATG GTGAACTCCTTGGATGACAATGGGGTCCTGATTGGGAACTGGTCTGGAGATTATTCCCGAGGCACCAACCCCTCAGCATGGGTGGGCAGCGTGGAGATCCTCCTCAGCTACCTCCGCACCGGCAGCTCTGTGCCCTTCGGCCAGTGCTGGGTCTTCGCCGGCGTGACCACCACAG TGCTGCGCTGCCTGGGCCTGGCCACCCGTACTGTCACCAACTTCAACTCCGCGCACGACACAGACACTTCCCTCACCATGGACATCTACTTTGATGAGAACATGAAGCCCCTGGAGCACCTGAACCATGATTCTGTCTG GAACTTCCACGTGTGGAACGACTGTTGGATGAAGAGGCCAGATCTGCCCTCAGGCTTCGATGGATGGCAGGTTGTGGACGCCACACCCCAGGAAACCAGCAGTG GCATCTTCTGCTGTGGGCCGTGCTCTGTGCAGTCCATCAAGAATGGCTTGGTCTACATGAAGTATGACACACCCTTCATTTTTGCAGAG GTGAACAGTGACAAAGTTTACTGGCAGCGACAGGATGACGGCAGCTTCAAGATCGTGTATGTGGAGGAGAAGGCCATCGGCTCACTCATCATTACGAAGGCCATCGGCTCCAACATGCGGGAAGACATCACGCACACCTATAAGCACCCAGAAG GCTCAGAAGCAGAGCGGAAGGCAGTGGAGACCGCGGCCGCCCATGGCAGCAAACCCAACGTGTACGCCACGCGGGACTCCGCAGAGGATGTGGCCGTGCAGGTGGAGGCACAGGACGCAGTGATGGGGCAGGACCTGATGGTCTGCGTGGTGCTGACCAACCGTGGCAGCAGCCTCCGCACCGTGAAGCTGCACCTCTACCTCTCTGTCACCTTCTACACGGGCGTCACAGGATCTGTCTTCAAGGAGAGCAAGAAGGAGGTGGTGCTGGCGCCGGGGGCCT CGGAGCGCGTGACCATGCCCGTGGCCTACAAGGAATACCGCGTCCACCTCGTAGACCAGGGGGCCATGCTGCTCAACGTCTCAGGCCACGTGAAGGAGAACGGGCAGGTGCTGGCCAAGCAGCACACCTTCCGTCTGCGTACCCCAGACCTCAGTCTCACG ttaCTGGGAGCAGCCGTGGTTGGCCAGGAGTGCGAAGTACAGATTGTCTTCAAGAACCCGCTGCCTGTCACCCTCACCAACGTCGTCTTCCGGCTCGAGGGCTCCGGGTTGCAGAGGCCCAAGATCCTCAATGTTGG ggcgGGCGCCCTCTCCTGTTCTGTGAAGAGAGCCGAACCCTTACTGGAAGCCGCGCATCGCCCGGGGAAGGCTTTGGAGACGCTGGGATTTAAGGAATCGGATTAG
- the TINF2 gene encoding TERF1-interacting nuclear factor 2 isoform X5 has translation MATPPGAGPAALRFVAAASWQVIRGRCVEHFPRVVEFLRYLRAAAPGLVRYRHHERLCMGLKAKTKQDLRKISEAQETFCQQVKQLAEAPVDLASKLQELEQEYGETFMAAMEKLFFEYLCQLEKALPTLQAQQLQDVLSWMQPGVSITSSFVLSQYGVDMGWPLPECSATDSVNTTEPSEQSPPQQPRPALHDPLPKASPSPLLPQGPASRKHPEPLTGHHFNLAPLGRRRIQPQWAPTSRGHKERPTVMLLPFRDVGSPAQVTSKPGKSKDGTHTADAAGAVGTRAPSTGKSRSPSKTLGGRALKETPTDSSASEQKENCHMEPLRLSLSPPRKSVCPPSLNSSDITIGDLVLDSDEEEDGQRERRESLENYQKTKFDTLIPTFCEYLPSSGPSTVSIPFPDSTDSSRLL, from the exons ATGGCCACACCCCCGGGGGCCGGTCCCGCTGCTCTTCGCTTTGTAGCTGCTGCCAGCTGGCAAGTCATTCGCGGACGCTGCGTGGAGCATTTTCCCCGAGTAGTGGAGTTTCTGCGATACCTGCGCGCTGCTGCCCCTGGCTTGGTTCGCTACCGGCATCATGAACGCCTGTGTATGGGCCTAAAGGCCAAG ACAAAGCAGGATCTGAGGAAGATATCGGAGGCTCAGGAAACCTTTTGCCAGCAGGTGAAGCAGCTGGCAGAAGCCCCTGTTGATTTGGCTTCGAAGCTGCAG GAACTTGAACAAGAGTATGGGGAAACTTTTATGGCAGCCATGGAAAAGctgttttttgaatatttgtgTCAGCTGGAAAAAGCACTGCCTACGCTGCAGGCACAGCAG CTTCAGGATGTGCTGAGCTGGATGCAGCCTGGAGTTTCTATTACTTCTTCTTTTGTCTTGAGCCAATATGGCGTGGACATGGGGTGGCCACTTCCAG agtGCTCTGCTACTGATTCAGTGAACACGACAGAGCCCTCAGAGCAGAGTCCTCCTCAGCAACCAAGACCAGCACTCCACGACCCTCTGCCAAAAGCCTCTCCTAGCCCACTGCTTCCTCAGGGACCAGCCTCGAGGAAGCATCCGGAACCTCTGACAGGCCACCATTTCAATCTGGCCCCTCTAGGCCGGCGAAGAATCCAGCCCCAGTGGGCACCCACTAGCAGAGGCCATAAGGAGCGCCCCACAGTCATGCTGCTCCCCTTCAGGGACGTGGGTTCACCAGCCCAGGTCACATCTAAGCCTGGGAAGAGTAAAGATGGCACACATACAGCAGATGCAGCCGGTGCTGTGGGCACCAGAGCACCCTCGACTGGGAAGTCTAGGAGTCCATCCAAGACCCTGGGAGGAAGAGCTCTGAAGGAGACTCCAACTGACTCATCTGCCTCAGAGCAAAAGGA GAACTGCCACATGGAACCACTAAGACTGTCATTATCACCTCCTAGGAAGTCAG TGTGTCCTCCGTCTCTGAACAGCTCTGACATCACCATAGGGGACCTGGTTTTGGACTCTGATGAGGAAGAAGATGGCCAGAGGGAAAGAAGG GAATCTCTGGAAAACTATCAGAAGACAAAGTTTGACACCCTGATCCCCACCTTCTGTGAATACCTACCCTCTTCTGGCCCCAGCACTGTGTCTATCCCTTTCCCTGACTCTACAGACAGTTCTAGACTCCTGTGA
- the TINF2 gene encoding TERF1-interacting nuclear factor 2 isoform X4, translating into MATPPGAGPAALRFVAAASWQVIRGRCVEHFPRVVEFLRYLRAAAPGLVRYRHHERLCMGLKAKLVVELILQGRPWAQVLNALHHHFPESGPVVRDPKITKQDLRKISEAQETFCQQVKQLAEAPVDLASKLQELEQEYGETFMAAMEKLFFEYLCQLEKALPTLQAQQLQDVLSWMQPGVSITSSFVLSQYGVDMGWPLPECSATDSVNTTEPSEQSPPQQPRPALHDPLPKASPSPLLPQGPASRKHPEPLTGHHFNLAPLGRRRIQPQWAPTSRGHKERPTVMLLPFRDVGSPAQVTSKPGKSKDGTHTADAAGAVGTRAPSTGKSRSPSKTLGGRALKETPTDSSASEQKEKSVCPPSLNSSDITIGDLVLDSDEEEDGQRERRESLENYQKTKFDTLIPTFCEYLPSSGPSTVSIPFPDSTDSSRLL; encoded by the exons ATGGCCACACCCCCGGGGGCCGGTCCCGCTGCTCTTCGCTTTGTAGCTGCTGCCAGCTGGCAAGTCATTCGCGGACGCTGCGTGGAGCATTTTCCCCGAGTAGTGGAGTTTCTGCGATACCTGCGCGCTGCTGCCCCTGGCTTGGTTCGCTACCGGCATCATGAACGCCTGTGTATGGGCCTAAAGGCCAAG TTGGTGGTGGAGCTCATCCTGCAGGGCCGGCCTTGGGCCCAGGTTCTAAATGCCCTACATCACCACTTCCCAGAGTCTGGACCTGTAGTGCGGGACCCCAAAATC ACAAAGCAGGATCTGAGGAAGATATCGGAGGCTCAGGAAACCTTTTGCCAGCAGGTGAAGCAGCTGGCAGAAGCCCCTGTTGATTTGGCTTCGAAGCTGCAG GAACTTGAACAAGAGTATGGGGAAACTTTTATGGCAGCCATGGAAAAGctgttttttgaatatttgtgTCAGCTGGAAAAAGCACTGCCTACGCTGCAGGCACAGCAG CTTCAGGATGTGCTGAGCTGGATGCAGCCTGGAGTTTCTATTACTTCTTCTTTTGTCTTGAGCCAATATGGCGTGGACATGGGGTGGCCACTTCCAG agtGCTCTGCTACTGATTCAGTGAACACGACAGAGCCCTCAGAGCAGAGTCCTCCTCAGCAACCAAGACCAGCACTCCACGACCCTCTGCCAAAAGCCTCTCCTAGCCCACTGCTTCCTCAGGGACCAGCCTCGAGGAAGCATCCGGAACCTCTGACAGGCCACCATTTCAATCTGGCCCCTCTAGGCCGGCGAAGAATCCAGCCCCAGTGGGCACCCACTAGCAGAGGCCATAAGGAGCGCCCCACAGTCATGCTGCTCCCCTTCAGGGACGTGGGTTCACCAGCCCAGGTCACATCTAAGCCTGGGAAGAGTAAAGATGGCACACATACAGCAGATGCAGCCGGTGCTGTGGGCACCAGAGCACCCTCGACTGGGAAGTCTAGGAGTCCATCCAAGACCCTGGGAGGAAGAGCTCTGAAGGAGACTCCAACTGACTCATCTGCCTCAGAGCAAAAGGA GAAGTCAG TGTGTCCTCCGTCTCTGAACAGCTCTGACATCACCATAGGGGACCTGGTTTTGGACTCTGATGAGGAAGAAGATGGCCAGAGGGAAAGAAGG GAATCTCTGGAAAACTATCAGAAGACAAAGTTTGACACCCTGATCCCCACCTTCTGTGAATACCTACCCTCTTCTGGCCCCAGCACTGTGTCTATCCCTTTCCCTGACTCTACAGACAGTTCTAGACTCCTGTGA
- the RABGGTA gene encoding geranylgeranyl transferase type-2 subunit alpha yields MHGRLKVKTSEEQAEAKRLEREQKLKLYQAATQTVFQKRQAGELDESVLELTSQILGANPDFATLWNCRREVLQQLEIQKSPEELAALVKAELGFLESCLRVNPKSYGTWHHRCWLLSRLPEPNWARELELCARFLEVDERNFHCWDYRRFVAAQAAVPPAEELAFTDSLITRNFSNYSSWHYRSCLLPQLHPQPDSGPQGRLPEDVLLKELELVQNAFFTDPNDQSAWFYHRWLLGRADPQDALRCLHVSRDEACLTVSFSRPLLVGSGMETLLLMVDESPLAVEWRTPEGRNRPSHIWLCDLPATSLNDQLPQHTFRVIWTAGDAQKECVLLKGRQEGWCRDSATDEQLFRCELSVEKSTVLQSELESCKELQELEPENKWCLLTIILLMRALDPLQYEKETLQYFQTLKAVDPMRAAYLDDLRSKFLLENSVLKMEYAEVRVLHLGYKDLTVLCHLEQLLLVTHLDLSHNRLRALPPALAALRCLEVLQANDNAIESLDGVTNLPRLQELILCNNRLQQPAVLQPLASCPRLTLLNLQGNPLCQAEGSSEHLAELLPSVSSILT; encoded by the exons ATG CACGGGCGCCTGAAGGTGAAGACATCGGAAGAGCAAGCGGAAGCCAAAAGACTAGAGCGGGAACAGAAGCTGAAGCTATACCAGGCAGCCACCCAGACTGTATTCCAGAAG CGCCAGGCTGGAGAGCTGGATGAGTCAGTGCTGGAACTGACAAGCCAGATTCTGGGAGCCAACCCTGACTTTGCCACCCTCTGGAACTGTCGACGAGAGGTGCTCCAGCAGCTGGAGATCCAGAA GTCCCCCGAGGAGTTGGCCGCTTTGGTGAAGGCAGAACTGGGCTTCCTGGAGAGCTGCCTGAGGGTGAACCCCAAGTCTTATGGTACCTGGCACCACCGCTGCTGGCTGCTGAGCCGCCTGCCAGAGCCCAACTGGGCCCGGGAGCTGGAGTTGTGTGCCCGCTTCCTCGAGGTTGATGAGCGGAACT TTCACTGCTGGGACTACCGGCGGTTTGTGGCTGCACAGGCAGctgtgccccctgcagaggaGCTTGCCTTCACTGACAGCCTCATCACCCGAAACTTCTCCAACTACTCCTCCTGGCATTACCGCTCCTGCCTCTTGCCCCAGCTGCACCCTCAGCCGGACTCAGGACCCCAGGGGCGCCTCCCTGAGGATGTGCTGCTCAAAG AGCTGGAGCTGGTGCAGAACGCCTTCTTCACTGATCCCAATGATCAGAGTGCCTGGTTCTACCATCGGTGGCTCCTGGGACGAG CTGATCCCCAGGATGCCCTGCGCTGCCTGCACGTGAGCCGGGATGAGGCTTGCCTGACCGTCTCCTTCTCTCGGCCCCTCCTC GTGGGCTCCGGCATGGAGACCTTGCTGCTCATGGTTGATGAGTCACCCCTGGCTGTGGAGTGGAGGACCCCAGAGGGCAGGAACCGGCCTAGCCACATCTGG ctctgtgacctgcCCGCCACCTCCCTCAACGATCAGTTGCCCCAGCATACATTTCGTGTCATTTGGACGGCAGGCGATGCCCAGAAAGAGTGTGTGCTCTTAAAAG GCCGCCAAGAGGGCTGGTGCCGGGACTCCGCCACGGATGAGCAGCTCTTCAG GTGTGAGCTGTCAGTGGAGAAGTCCACGGTGCTACAGTCGGAGCTGGAATCCTGTAAGGAGCTACAGGAGCTGGAGCCTGAGAATAAAt ggtGCCTACTCACCATCATCTTGCTGATGAGGGCACTGGACCCCCTGCAGTACGAGAAGGAGACACTGCAGTACTTCCAAACCCTCAAG GCTGTGGACCCAATGAGGGCAGCGTACCTGGACGACCTACGCAGCAAGTTCCTGCTGGAGAACAGCGTGCTCAAGATGGAGTACGCGGAGGTGCGCGTGCTGCACCTGGGTTACAAG GATCTGACGGTGCTCTGCCATCTGGAGCAGCTGCTCTTGGTCACTCACCTTGACCTGTCACACAATCGTCTCCgagccctgccccctgccctggctGCCCTGCGCTGTCTTGAG GTGCTGCAGGCCAATGATAATGCAATCGAATccctggatggtgtcaccaacctGCCCCGGTTGCAGGAGCTCATCCTGTGTAACAACC GCCTCCAGCAGCCTGCGGTGCTCCAGCCTCTCGCCTCCTGCCCCAGGCTGACCCTCCTCAACCTGCAGGGCAACCCGCTGTGCCAGGCAGAGGGCAGCTCGGAGCACCTGGCCGAGCTGCTGCCTTCGGTTAGCAGCATCCTCACCTAA
- the TGM1 gene encoding protein-glutamine gamma-glutamyltransferase K isoform X1 — protein sequence MTSPTPSSGGPRSDVGRWGGNPWQPPTTPSPEPEPEPDRRSRRGGRSFWARCCGCCSSRNTEDDDWGPERHGDRGGRGSGSRNRRPDSRGSDSRQPGSRDSRQPGSRDSRQPGSRDSRRPGSRDSRRPGSRSSAVNAAGDGTIREGMLVVTGVDLLSSRSDQNRREHHTDEFEYDELILRRGQPFQMVLFLSRPYESSDHVTLELCIGNNPEVGKGTHVIIPVGKGGSGGWKAQVTKSSGQNLNLRVHTSPNAIIGKFQFTIRTRCGAGEFQLPFDPRNEIYILFNPWCPEDIVYVDHEDWRQEYVLNESGRIYYGTEAQIGERTWNYGQFDHGVLDACLYILDRRGMPYAGRGDPISVSRVISAMVNSLDDNGVLIGNWSGDYSRGTNPSAWVGSVEILLSYLRTGSSVPFGQCWVFAGVTTTVLRCLGLATRTVTNFNSAHDTDTSLTMDIYFDENMKPLEHLNHDSVWNFHVWNDCWMKRPDLPSGFDGWQVVDATPQETSSGIFCCGPCSVQSIKNGLVYMKYDTPFIFAEVNSDKVYWQRQDDGSFKIVYVEEKAIGSLIITKAIGSNMREDITHTYKHPEGSEAERKAVETAAAHGSKPNVYATRDSAEDVAVQVEAQDAVMGQDLMVCVVLTNRGSSLRTVKLHLYLSVTFYTGVTGSVFKESKKEVVLAPGASERVTMPVAYKEYRVHLVDQGAMLLNVSGHVKENGQVLAKQHTFRLRTPDLSLTLLGAAVVGQECEVQIVFKNPLPVTLTNVVFRLEGSGLQRPKILNVGDIGGNETVTLRQTFVPVRPGPRQLIASLDSPQLSQVHGVIQVDVAPASGGGAFSDIRGSGRSGETIPMASRGGA from the exons ATGACGTCGCCAACACCTTCATCAG GCGGTCCTCGCTCGGATGTCGGCCGCTGGGGCGGAAACCCCTGGCAGCCCCCCACCACACCTTCTCCAGAGCCAGAACCAGAGCCAGACAGACGTTCTCGCCGCGGGGGCCGTTCCTTCTGGGCtcgctgctgtggctgctgctctAGCCGGAACACAGAAGACGATGACTGGGGGCCTGAGCGCCATGGAGACCGGGGAGGTCGAGGATCTGGCTCCAGGAATCGAAGACCCGACTCCCGGGGCTCAGACTCCCGCCAACCTGGCTCCCGGGACTCCCGCCAACCTGGCTCCCGGGACTCCCGCCAACCTGGCTCCCGGGACTCCCGCCGGCCTGGCTCCCGGGACTCCCGCCGGCCTGGCTCCCGGAGCAGCGCTGTGAACGCAGCTGGAGATGGCACCATCCGAG AGGGAATGCTGGTGGTGACTGGTGTGGATCTGCTGAGTTCACGCTCAGACCAGAACCGCCGAGAGCACCACACGGACGAGTTCGAGTACGATGAGCTGATTCTCCGCCGTGGGCAGCCTTTCCAAATGGTCCTCTTCCTGTCTCGTCCCTATGAGTCCTCTGATCATGTCACCCTGGAGCTGTGCATCG GAAATAATCCCGAGGTGGGCAAGGGCACCCATGTGATCATCCCGGTGGGCAAGGGGGGCAGTGGAGGCTGGAAGGCCCAGGTGACCAAGTCCAGTGGGCAGAATCTGAACCTACGGGTCCACACCTCCCCCAACGCCATCATCGGCAAGTTCCAGTTCACCATCCGCACACGCTGTGGAGCTGGAGAGTTCCAATTGCCCTTTGACCCCCGCAATGAGATCTACATCCTCTTCAATCCCTGGTGCCCAG AGGACATCGTGTATGTGGACCATGAGGACTGGCGGCAGGAGTACGTGCTTAATGAGTCTGGGCGAATTTACTATGGGACAGAAGCGCAGATTGGCGAGCGGACCTGGAACTACGGCCAG TTTGACCACGGGGTGCTGGACGCCTGCCTGTACATCCTGGACCGGCGGGGCATGCCCTATGCAGGCCGCGGGGACCCCATCAGTGTCTCCCGGGTCATCTCTGCCATG GTGAACTCCTTGGATGACAATGGGGTCCTGATTGGGAACTGGTCTGGAGATTATTCCCGAGGCACCAACCCCTCAGCATGGGTGGGCAGCGTGGAGATCCTCCTCAGCTACCTCCGCACCGGCAGCTCTGTGCCCTTCGGCCAGTGCTGGGTCTTCGCCGGCGTGACCACCACAG TGCTGCGCTGCCTGGGCCTGGCCACCCGTACTGTCACCAACTTCAACTCCGCGCACGACACAGACACTTCCCTCACCATGGACATCTACTTTGATGAGAACATGAAGCCCCTGGAGCACCTGAACCATGATTCTGTCTG GAACTTCCACGTGTGGAACGACTGTTGGATGAAGAGGCCAGATCTGCCCTCAGGCTTCGATGGATGGCAGGTTGTGGACGCCACACCCCAGGAAACCAGCAGTG GCATCTTCTGCTGTGGGCCGTGCTCTGTGCAGTCCATCAAGAATGGCTTGGTCTACATGAAGTATGACACACCCTTCATTTTTGCAGAG GTGAACAGTGACAAAGTTTACTGGCAGCGACAGGATGACGGCAGCTTCAAGATCGTGTATGTGGAGGAGAAGGCCATCGGCTCACTCATCATTACGAAGGCCATCGGCTCCAACATGCGGGAAGACATCACGCACACCTATAAGCACCCAGAAG GCTCAGAAGCAGAGCGGAAGGCAGTGGAGACCGCGGCCGCCCATGGCAGCAAACCCAACGTGTACGCCACGCGGGACTCCGCAGAGGATGTGGCCGTGCAGGTGGAGGCACAGGACGCAGTGATGGGGCAGGACCTGATGGTCTGCGTGGTGCTGACCAACCGTGGCAGCAGCCTCCGCACCGTGAAGCTGCACCTCTACCTCTCTGTCACCTTCTACACGGGCGTCACAGGATCTGTCTTCAAGGAGAGCAAGAAGGAGGTGGTGCTGGCGCCGGGGGCCT CGGAGCGCGTGACCATGCCCGTGGCCTACAAGGAATACCGCGTCCACCTCGTAGACCAGGGGGCCATGCTGCTCAACGTCTCAGGCCACGTGAAGGAGAACGGGCAGGTGCTGGCCAAGCAGCACACCTTCCGTCTGCGTACCCCAGACCTCAGTCTCACG ttaCTGGGAGCAGCCGTGGTTGGCCAGGAGTGCGAAGTACAGATTGTCTTCAAGAACCCGCTGCCTGTCACCCTCACCAACGTCGTCTTCCGGCTCGAGGGCTCCGGGTTGCAGAGGCCCAAGATCCTCAATGTTGG GGACATTGGGGGCAACGAGACAGTGACCCTGCGCCAGACGTTTGTGCCTGTGAGACCAGGCCCCCGCCAGCTCATTGCCAGCTTGGATAGCCCACAGCTCTCCCAGGTGCACGGGGTCATCCAGGTGGACGTAGCCCCGGCCAGCGGAGGCGGGGCCTTCTCAGACATTAGAGGCAGCGGTCGCTCAGGGGAGACCATCCCCATGGCCTCTCGAGGTGGGGCTTAG
- the TINF2 gene encoding TERF1-interacting nuclear factor 2 isoform X2 yields the protein MATPPGAGPAALRFVAAASWQVIRGRCVEHFPRVVEFLRYLRAAAPGLVRYRHHERLCMGLKAKLVVELILQGRPWAQVLNALHHHFPESGPVVRDPKITKQDLRKISEAQETFCQQVKQLAEAPVDLASKLQELEQEYGETFMAAMEKLFFEYLCQLEKALPTLQAQQLQDVLSWMQPGVSITSSFVLSQYGVDMGWPLPECSATDSVNTTEPSEQSPPQQPRPALHDPLPKASPSPLLPQGPASRKHPEPLTGHHFNLAPLGRRRIQPQWAPTSRGHKERPTVMLLPFRDVGSPAQVTSKPGKSKDGTHTADAAGAVGTRAPSTGKSRSPSKTLGGRALKETPTDSSASEQKENCHMEPLRLSLSPPRKSVCPPSLNSSDITIGDLVLDSDEEEDGQRERRESLENYQKTKFDTLIPTFCEYLPSSGPSTVSIPFPDSTDSSRLL from the exons ATGGCCACACCCCCGGGGGCCGGTCCCGCTGCTCTTCGCTTTGTAGCTGCTGCCAGCTGGCAAGTCATTCGCGGACGCTGCGTGGAGCATTTTCCCCGAGTAGTGGAGTTTCTGCGATACCTGCGCGCTGCTGCCCCTGGCTTGGTTCGCTACCGGCATCATGAACGCCTGTGTATGGGCCTAAAGGCCAAG TTGGTGGTGGAGCTCATCCTGCAGGGCCGGCCTTGGGCCCAGGTTCTAAATGCCCTACATCACCACTTCCCAGAGTCTGGACCTGTAGTGCGGGACCCCAAAATC ACAAAGCAGGATCTGAGGAAGATATCGGAGGCTCAGGAAACCTTTTGCCAGCAGGTGAAGCAGCTGGCAGAAGCCCCTGTTGATTTGGCTTCGAAGCTGCAG GAACTTGAACAAGAGTATGGGGAAACTTTTATGGCAGCCATGGAAAAGctgttttttgaatatttgtgTCAGCTGGAAAAAGCACTGCCTACGCTGCAGGCACAGCAG CTTCAGGATGTGCTGAGCTGGATGCAGCCTGGAGTTTCTATTACTTCTTCTTTTGTCTTGAGCCAATATGGCGTGGACATGGGGTGGCCACTTCCAG agtGCTCTGCTACTGATTCAGTGAACACGACAGAGCCCTCAGAGCAGAGTCCTCCTCAGCAACCAAGACCAGCACTCCACGACCCTCTGCCAAAAGCCTCTCCTAGCCCACTGCTTCCTCAGGGACCAGCCTCGAGGAAGCATCCGGAACCTCTGACAGGCCACCATTTCAATCTGGCCCCTCTAGGCCGGCGAAGAATCCAGCCCCAGTGGGCACCCACTAGCAGAGGCCATAAGGAGCGCCCCACAGTCATGCTGCTCCCCTTCAGGGACGTGGGTTCACCAGCCCAGGTCACATCTAAGCCTGGGAAGAGTAAAGATGGCACACATACAGCAGATGCAGCCGGTGCTGTGGGCACCAGAGCACCCTCGACTGGGAAGTCTAGGAGTCCATCCAAGACCCTGGGAGGAAGAGCTCTGAAGGAGACTCCAACTGACTCATCTGCCTCAGAGCAAAAGGA GAACTGCCACATGGAACCACTAAGACTGTCATTATCACCTCCTAGGAAGTCAG TGTGTCCTCCGTCTCTGAACAGCTCTGACATCACCATAGGGGACCTGGTTTTGGACTCTGATGAGGAAGAAGATGGCCAGAGGGAAAGAAGG GAATCTCTGGAAAACTATCAGAAGACAAAGTTTGACACCCTGATCCCCACCTTCTGTGAATACCTACCCTCTTCTGGCCCCAGCACTGTGTCTATCCCTTTCCCTGACTCTACAGACAGTTCTAGACTCCTGTGA